In Candidatus Desulfofervidus auxilii, one genomic interval encodes:
- a CDS encoding nucleotidyltransferase, translated as MFKTALKEFITCLERAKIDYMVMGGLAVAYYGEVRLTQDIDVTVNLMPNEVEKLLLAVKEKFFPLVEDVNSFVKETWVLPLRHKFVEVRVDVVFAGTFLEKKAILEARLVDFGEIRIKFIPVEYLIIQKILAGRPRDLEDVKGILKHQRDLNCQKITEILDKISQELGETKWLKLWNSLKELTDYA; from the coding sequence ATGTTTAAGACTGCTTTAAAAGAATTTATCACTTGTTTAGAAAGGGCAAAAATTGATTATATGGTGATGGGTGGATTGGCAGTTGCTTATTATGGTGAAGTGCGATTGACGCAAGATATAGATGTGACAGTTAATCTTATGCCAAATGAAGTAGAAAAATTACTTTTAGCAGTAAAAGAAAAATTTTTTCCTTTAGTAGAAGATGTGAATAGTTTTGTTAAAGAAACATGGGTTTTACCGCTTAGACATAAATTTGTTGAGGTGAGAGTAGATGTGGTTTTTGCAGGAACTTTTTTAGAAAAGAAAGCTATTTTAGAGGCCAGATTGGTTGATTTTGGAGAAATTAGAATAAAGTTTATCCCTGTTGAATATTTAATCATTCAAAAAATCCTTGCTGGTCGCCCAAGAGACTTGGAAGATGTAAAGGGAATCCTTAAACACCAAAGAGATTTAAATTGCCAAAAAATTACTGAGATTTTAGATAAAATATCTCAAGAATTAGGAGAAACAAAATGGCTAAAACTATGGAATTCATTGAAGGAATTAACTGATTATGCGTGA
- the rpsU gene encoding 30S ribosomal protein S21 has protein sequence MVGVKVHPNEPFESALKRFKKEVEREGILSELKKRQFYEKPSVRRKKKAMAARKRLLKRMKRLGLLQQRG, from the coding sequence ATGGTAGGTGTGAAGGTACACCCAAATGAGCCTTTTGAGAGCGCTCTTAAACGTTTTAAAAAGGAAGTAGAGCGGGAAGGGATTCTTTCAGAACTGAAAAAACGGCAATTTTATGAAAAGCCTAGCGTGCGTCGGAAAAAGAAAGCCATGGCTGCCCGTAAAAGGCTATTAAAACGGATGAAACGCCTTGGTCTTTTACAACAGAGAGGTTAG
- a CDS encoding sodium:calcium antiporter yields the protein MSNSLFLLWLQFFICSIFIFIAGTRLSLNADIIAEKMGLSKSWIGILLLAPITSGPEAFNGLSAVLWVKAPDIAIGGILGSCVCNLFILALLGLTIGLGLSLVQIKNNHFLSISFGILMLAVAGVNILLGQHLAFGWISGGSLILFFLYPLAMFFIYKAERLIEQKKLNENYRDISLSHAFKNFALNAFIILIAATWLPKVGNDLAVATSLGQTFVGSIFIAISTSLPEAVVSFSAFKFSIDMAIGNILGSNITDLFFLPIYDVIFLKGPIFAFSHQNQLLNVISAIIMTAIFGLMLKFQKPLLVILGNLTMILIYFLNLSILYYLR from the coding sequence ATGTCAAATTCTCTATTTCTCCTCTGGTTGCAATTCTTTATATGTAGTATTTTTATTTTCATTGCTGGTACTCGGCTTTCGCTTAATGCCGACATCATTGCGGAAAAAATGGGGCTAAGTAAAAGCTGGATTGGTATTTTACTATTAGCTCCTATAACATCTGGCCCTGAAGCGTTTAATGGCTTGAGTGCTGTTTTATGGGTAAAGGCCCCTGATATTGCCATAGGTGGAATTTTAGGGAGTTGTGTTTGCAACTTATTTATTTTAGCCCTTTTGGGCCTTACAATCGGTTTAGGTTTATCACTTGTCCAAATAAAAAACAATCATTTCCTATCTATTAGTTTTGGAATACTCATGCTTGCCGTGGCAGGTGTAAATATCTTATTAGGTCAACACCTTGCCTTTGGTTGGATAAGTGGGGGTAGTTTAATCTTATTTTTTCTTTATCCATTAGCTATGTTTTTTATTTATAAAGCAGAAAGGCTAATAGAGCAAAAAAAACTGAATGAAAATTATAGAGATATTTCATTATCTCATGCCTTTAAAAATTTTGCACTCAATGCATTTATTATCTTAATAGCAGCTACTTGGTTACCAAAAGTAGGAAATGATTTAGCTGTTGCCACGAGTCTGGGTCAGACCTTTGTAGGAAGTATATTTATTGCCATTTCTACTTCTCTTCCAGAAGCAGTGGTTTCTTTTTCTGCCTTTAAATTTAGTATAGATATGGCTATAGGCAATATCTTGGGTAGTAATATTACTGACTTATTTTTCCTTCCTATATACGATGTAATTTTTTTAAAAGGGCCAATTTTTGCCTTTTCCCATCAAAATCAACTGCTAAATGTCATTTCTGCCATTATCATGACTGCAATCTTTGGTTTGATGTTGAAATTCCAAAAACCATTACTGGTTATTTTAGGCAATTTAACTATGATTTTAATCTATTTTTTAAATTTGAGTATCCTTTATTATCTGCGTTAA
- a CDS encoding AAA family ATPase, translated as MKPISLEIEGLYSYRERQVIDFTPFYGYRLFGIFGKTGDGKSTILDAMTYALFGKVDRLDKKSIKEAINPGSNQLKVIFNFEIDGIVYEIIRGIDRYGHSYVRLYKVVKDHKEPIAEKITEVSNHLDHILGLEFKDFTKVVILPQGKFSEFLRLSPANRADILEKIFGLEIYGEALWKRITQYLERLNASKEEKEKQLLALKDVSKKVIADKKQEVKKTKKVLKEKEESKKKLEKYHQILIKLADFLERKKELEEKLNKLKANEPIIKEKERRLKQAEEIAPLVHIFKEYEQLKSSIPKIERLLKDLRNKEAKLEKKWQLAEKQLKEFAETLPQKLEELTHLEENARQAQKLEKDFMEKQKQLDKNKKQLDENKQALKDTAHILKKYRTQKQALLHRQKRAKKTLESNAFNKEEKRIFNILHKYASHLGKLKSWEEEIAELKEKIEIFKKEKKDSQIGIKKIWQKWLPEIVLPSPENAVDILEDFRLKCEETLKTFDKVLENFRQRHLAVSLAIRLKQGHPCPVCGSTIHPKPAQDEEITAKIEDTQREKHKLEKKIETINQLRKKLKPLVEKLVQINTKLEDKHQQYSEKSADFKKEIEEILRKLGLRLNLKGLKNLFDELQNKFELQNKASEELREIAEKLQQQEEKIQRQRRKAEGHKKEIKHLLSLIGSLEKELAHIKREIIEKIDKKSPEQLLKQTKEQREKLEKKRQDLEKTRQKAQNDYLNIKEKLDKTKEQLRIEIKKKQELTKILIKEAKKRHLDLAGLKHLLLSEKEINALKQAIEKWKEEIENIKGQLGQIKTQIDDLPIQTLPLGEPEATSEKLEKLKKEIRHLQNQEGALENEIKNLEEKLKQKQRLETEIKKDQEEIKIASTLKDCLYGKALVKFAARHLFQSILYEANRILKDIIGERFVIQMSREGFNFSVYDPSIGHIRLIETLSGGETFLVSFSLALALSSYIQKTKARPIHFFFIDEGFGSLDEDLLDAVAEVLNQLKQQERLVGIITHLEKFKQLLPAYILVKKDFTSTSVVKLHV; from the coding sequence ATGAAACCCATTAGCTTAGAGATTGAAGGTCTTTATAGTTACAGGGAAAGACAGGTTATAGATTTTACTCCTTTTTATGGGTATCGTCTTTTTGGTATTTTTGGAAAGACTGGTGATGGTAAATCCACTATCCTTGATGCCATGACTTATGCCCTTTTTGGAAAGGTAGATCGCCTTGATAAAAAGTCTATAAAAGAGGCTATTAATCCAGGTAGCAACCAATTGAAGGTAATATTTAACTTTGAAATTGATGGAATAGTATATGAGATAATACGAGGAATAGATAGATATGGTCATAGTTATGTGAGACTTTATAAGGTAGTTAAAGACCATAAGGAGCCTATTGCAGAAAAAATAACTGAAGTAAGCAATCATTTGGATCATATCTTGGGGCTTGAGTTTAAAGACTTTACAAAGGTAGTTATTCTACCCCAAGGGAAGTTTTCAGAGTTTTTGAGGCTTTCTCCTGCAAATCGGGCTGATATTTTAGAAAAGATTTTTGGACTTGAGATTTATGGTGAAGCCTTATGGAAAAGGATCACTCAGTATCTTGAGAGACTCAATGCCTCAAAGGAGGAAAAAGAAAAACAACTCTTGGCCTTAAAAGATGTAAGTAAAAAAGTAATAGCTGATAAAAAACAAGAAGTTAAAAAGACAAAGAAGGTCTTAAAAGAAAAGGAAGAAAGCAAAAAGAAGCTTGAAAAATACCATCAAATTTTAATCAAATTAGCCGATTTTTTAGAACGAAAAAAGGAATTAGAAGAAAAACTTAATAAATTAAAGGCAAATGAGCCAATTATAAAAGAAAAAGAAAGGCGTTTAAAACAGGCAGAAGAAATAGCGCCCCTTGTCCATATATTTAAAGAATATGAACAATTGAAAAGCTCTATCCCTAAAATAGAAAGATTATTAAAAGATTTGCGAAATAAAGAAGCAAAATTAGAGAAAAAATGGCAACTTGCGGAAAAACAACTAAAAGAATTTGCAGAAACCCTTCCTCAAAAATTAGAAGAACTTACCCATTTGGAAGAAAACGCCAGACAGGCGCAGAAACTAGAGAAAGATTTTATGGAAAAACAAAAACAGCTTGATAAAAATAAAAAACAGCTAGATGAAAACAAACAGGCATTAAAGGATACAGCCCATATTTTAAAGAAATATAGAACACAAAAACAAGCCCTGTTGCATAGACAAAAACGGGCAAAAAAGACCTTAGAAAGCAATGCCTTCAATAAAGAAGAAAAAAGAATTTTTAATATCTTACATAAATATGCTTCTCATTTAGGCAAATTAAAAAGCTGGGAAGAGGAGATAGCAGAACTTAAGGAAAAAATAGAGATATTTAAAAAAGAAAAAAAAGACTCCCAGATAGGAATAAAAAAAATATGGCAGAAATGGCTGCCTGAAATTGTATTGCCTTCCCCTGAAAATGCAGTAGATATATTAGAAGACTTTAGGCTAAAATGTGAGGAGACATTAAAGACTTTTGATAAAGTTTTAGAAAATTTCCGCCAAAGACACCTGGCAGTGAGTTTGGCCATCAGACTTAAACAGGGGCATCCTTGCCCTGTTTGTGGCTCTACTATCCATCCTAAACCTGCACAGGATGAGGAGATCACTGCAAAAATAGAAGATACTCAGAGGGAAAAACACAAGCTTGAGAAAAAAATAGAGACAATAAATCAACTCAGAAAAAAGTTAAAACCCCTTGTTGAAAAATTGGTGCAAATAAATACCAAGTTAGAGGATAAACATCAACAATACTCAGAAAAATCTGCTGATTTTAAAAAAGAAATAGAAGAAATTTTAAGGAAATTAGGTTTAAGGCTTAATCTAAAAGGATTAAAAAATCTGTTTGATGAATTACAAAACAAATTTGAATTGCAAAATAAGGCTAGCGAAGAACTTAGAGAGATTGCAGAAAAATTGCAACAGCAAGAAGAAAAAATACAAAGACAAAGGCGTAAAGCCGAGGGGCATAAAAAAGAAATTAAGCACTTATTGAGTTTAATAGGAAGTTTAGAGAAAGAATTAGCACATATAAAGAGAGAAATAATAGAAAAAATTGATAAAAAATCCCCTGAGCAACTTTTAAAGCAAACTAAAGAACAAAGGGAAAAATTAGAAAAAAAGAGACAAGATTTGGAAAAAACAAGGCAAAAAGCACAAAATGATTACTTAAATATTAAAGAAAAATTAGATAAAACCAAAGAACAGTTAAGGATTGAGATAAAGAAAAAACAAGAGTTAACAAAGATTCTCATAAAAGAGGCAAAAAAGAGACATTTAGATTTAGCAGGTTTAAAACATCTTTTGCTTTCAGAAAAAGAAATAAATGCCTTAAAGCAAGCTATAGAAAAATGGAAAGAAGAGATAGAGAATATCAAAGGGCAATTAGGACAAATAAAAACTCAGATAGACGACTTGCCTATTCAGACTCTGCCTTTAGGTGAACCTGAAGCTACTTCTGAAAAACTGGAAAAATTAAAAAAAGAAATAAGACATTTGCAAAATCAAGAAGGGGCATTAGAAAACGAAATAAAGAACTTAGAAGAGAAATTAAAACAAAAACAAAGGCTTGAAACAGAAATCAAAAAGGACCAAGAAGAAATTAAAATAGCTTCTACTTTAAAAGACTGCCTTTATGGGAAGGCCCTGGTAAAATTTGCTGCCAGACATTTATTTCAAAGTATCTTATATGAAGCCAATCGCATTTTGAAAGACATAATCGGAGAGAGATTTGTCATTCAAATGAGTAGGGAGGGCTTTAATTTTTCTGTTTATGACCCCTCTATAGGGCACATTCGTCTAATTGAAACGCTTTCTGGAGGAGAAACCTTTTTGGTTTCTTTTTCATTGGCTCTGGCCCTTTCTTCATATATCCAAAAAACAAAGGCGCGTCCTATCCACTTTTTCTTTATTGATGAAGGTTTTGGAAGCCTTGATGAAGATTTATTAGATGCAGTCGCAGAAGTGCTTAACCAACTAAAGCAACAAGAAAGACTAGTAGGCATTATTACCCATTTAGAAAAATTTAAACAACTTTTGCCAGCCTATATTTTGGTAAAAAAAGATTTTACCTCCACAAGCGTGGTAAAATTGCATGTATAA
- a CDS encoding EamA family transporter: MSFEALFLVFISALFHVGWNFWVKNSKNKQIYIWWMFTSAFLVSSPISIFHFSGWEAMPTKSTLACLSAGFMFSFYQLCTAKAYQKGDLSVVYPLSNLTPLFVPIWAVCFLHEGLSFLGIIGILLTTLGACLIHFSPYSEEKTNKKNKKAALWALSASFFASMGAVLDKAGVDLIPQSLLIHYITLMIMFMLFFLGIWAWIRFPKNIILGEIKKYPIQILIGGLMLSGSFVFFRYGIKICPISYAVAVRRGGILIGVWLGILFFKESHGFSRTMASILIIIGLILLKLA; this comes from the coding sequence ATGAGTTTTGAAGCCTTATTTCTGGTGTTTATATCTGCTTTATTTCATGTAGGCTGGAATTTCTGGGTAAAAAACAGCAAAAATAAACAAATATATATCTGGTGGATGTTTACTAGTGCTTTTTTAGTGTCCTCGCCCATTAGCATTTTTCACTTTTCAGGATGGGAGGCAATGCCCACCAAATCTACACTCGCTTGCCTTAGTGCAGGTTTTATGTTCAGTTTTTATCAACTTTGCACTGCTAAGGCCTATCAAAAAGGTGATCTCTCAGTAGTCTATCCATTAAGCAATTTAACTCCTCTTTTTGTTCCAATTTGGGCAGTCTGTTTTCTGCATGAAGGATTAAGTTTTTTAGGGATAATAGGCATCTTGCTCACAACCTTGGGAGCATGTCTAATTCACTTTAGCCCTTATTCAGAGGAAAAAACAAATAAGAAAAACAAAAAAGCGGCCCTTTGGGCATTAAGTGCATCTTTTTTTGCTTCAATGGGTGCTGTCTTAGATAAAGCAGGTGTAGATTTAATACCTCAATCCCTTCTAATCCATTATATAACCCTTATGATTATGTTTATGCTGTTTTTCCTTGGTATATGGGCATGGATTCGTTTCCCTAAAAATATAATATTGGGAGAAATAAAAAAATATCCCATCCAAATTTTAATTGGGGGATTGATGCTTTCTGGTTCATTTGTCTTTTTTCGTTATGGGATAAAAATCTGTCCTATTAGCTATGCAGTTGCAGTTAGGAGAGGAGGAATCCTTATAGGTGTGTGGCTAGGTATCTTATTTTTCAAGGAATCTCATGGTTTTAGCCGCACCATGGCCTCAATTTTAATTATTATTGGATTGATATTGCTAAAATTAGCGTGA
- a CDS encoding carbonic anhydrase → MITRRQLLKGFTIGTAGLMLSRVEGLNVFASEEHHGSGHILVSPDEAIARLKEGNARYVSMKRLSDPGVGPEARKPLTKGQWPYATILSCSDSRVPPELIFDEGLGKLFIVRVAGNIINPALLGSIEYASLHSTSRLIMVMGHESCGAVGAAVHAFEHPETKETPGIEDIINRLMPAVKKAHKKTGTKGKALVEAAAKENVRMVIAQISKESAPLAEMQKKGELKIIGAYYYLGSGKVEFWV, encoded by the coding sequence ATGATTACACGCCGCCAATTATTAAAGGGATTTACTATTGGGACAGCCGGCTTGATGTTATCCAGAGTCGAAGGTTTGAATGTGTTTGCATCAGAAGAACATCATGGCAGTGGACATATTCTTGTTTCTCCAGATGAAGCCATCGCTCGTTTAAAAGAGGGTAATGCACGCTACGTTTCTATGAAACGCTTAAGTGATCCGGGTGTGGGGCCTGAGGCGCGTAAACCCCTTACTAAAGGCCAGTGGCCTTATGCTACTATCCTAAGCTGTTCTGATTCTCGTGTACCTCCAGAATTGATTTTTGATGAAGGGTTAGGAAAGCTTTTTATTGTGCGTGTGGCCGGCAATATTATCAACCCTGCCCTCTTAGGGAGTATTGAGTATGCCTCTTTGCATTCTACCAGCCGTTTAATTATGGTTATGGGACATGAGTCTTGCGGTGCTGTGGGGGCAGCCGTGCATGCTTTTGAACATCCAGAGACAAAGGAGACGCCAGGAATTGAAGATATTATTAACCGGCTTATGCCGGCGGTAAAAAAGGCCCATAAAAAAACAGGGACTAAAGGCAAGGCATTGGTAGAAGCAGCTGCCAAAGAGAATGTTCGGATGGTGATTGCACAAATTTCTAAGGAAAGCGCGCCTTTGGCAGAAATGCAGAAAAAGGGTGAGCTCAAAATCATTGGTGCTTACTACTACCTTGGTAGTGGTAAAGTTGAATTTTGGGTGTAA
- the radA gene encoding DNA repair protein RadA codes for MAKEAKVQFICQECGYCSPKWLGKCPDCGGWNTFVEEISSLKPSSTSLDTPSTPIPITQIDSLKLPRLKTGLLELDRVLGGGLVPGSVVLIGGAPGIGKSTLTLQALFNLTKQGLNTLYVSGEESATQIKLRAERLHVEHPRLYLLTETALEHILSSIEKIDVQIVVIDSIQTMFTTALTSAPGSVSQVREVTGKLVRLAKNRNISIFIVGHVTKEGAIAGPRMLEHMVDTVLYFEGEKGHPHRILCAVKNRFGSTNEIGVFEMQEYGLVEVNNPSELFLAERPVNTSGSVIVPILEGSRPILIELQALTSPSFLAMPRRTSIGVDPYRLNLLVAILEKKVGLNLGQQDIFFNVAGGVKIEEPAADLGIVTAIASSFLNKPIPPQWVLLGEVGLTGEVRAITQAEIRLIEAEKMGFKQCIIPQSNLKHLKKTPLPTIGIHKIEKAFEVLF; via the coding sequence ATGGCTAAAGAAGCAAAAGTGCAATTTATTTGCCAGGAGTGTGGATATTGCTCTCCCAAATGGTTGGGTAAATGTCCTGATTGTGGGGGGTGGAATACCTTTGTGGAAGAAATTTCTTCCTTAAAACCTTCTTCCACTTCTCTAGATACGCCTTCCACCCCTATTCCTATTACCCAGATAGATTCTCTAAAATTACCTCGGTTAAAAACAGGTCTGTTGGAATTAGACCGGGTATTAGGAGGAGGATTAGTCCCAGGGTCAGTGGTCTTAATTGGTGGTGCACCAGGTATTGGAAAGTCAACCCTTACCCTTCAAGCCTTATTTAACCTCACTAAGCAGGGATTAAATACTCTTTATGTTTCAGGTGAAGAGTCTGCTACTCAAATTAAACTCAGGGCGGAGCGTCTGCATGTTGAACATCCAAGGCTCTATTTGCTCACTGAAACCGCCTTAGAACATATCTTAAGCAGTATAGAAAAAATAGATGTTCAAATTGTAGTAATTGATTCCATTCAAACTATGTTTACTACGGCGTTGACCTCTGCTCCAGGGAGTGTTTCTCAGGTGAGAGAAGTTACTGGAAAATTAGTGCGTTTGGCTAAAAATAGGAATATTTCTATTTTTATTGTAGGTCATGTAACCAAGGAGGGTGCTATTGCTGGCCCAAGGATGTTGGAGCACATGGTAGATACTGTGCTTTATTTTGAGGGAGAAAAAGGCCATCCCCATCGTATTTTATGTGCGGTAAAAAACCGTTTTGGTTCTACTAATGAGATAGGAGTTTTTGAAATGCAAGAATATGGATTAGTAGAAGTGAACAATCCTTCAGAGCTTTTCCTGGCTGAGCGCCCTGTAAACACCTCTGGTTCTGTGATAGTGCCCATTTTAGAAGGTAGCCGTCCTATTTTAATAGAATTACAGGCCTTAACCAGTCCCAGCTTTCTGGCCATGCCTAGGCGGACAAGCATTGGAGTTGACCCATACCGGCTTAATCTACTGGTGGCCATTTTAGAAAAAAAAGTAGGCCTTAACTTAGGACAACAAGATATCTTTTTTAATGTAGCTGGGGGAGTAAAGATAGAAGAACCTGCTGCAGATTTGGGTATAGTAACTGCTATTGCTTCTAGTTTCTTAAATAAACCCATTCCACCTCAATGGGTTTTACTGGGTGAAGTAGGTCTCACTGGAGAAGTTAGAGCTATTACTCAGGCAGAAATTCGTTTGATAGAAGCAGAAAAGATGGGGTTTAAACAATGCATAATCCCTCAGAGCAACTTAAAACATCTAAAAAAAACCCCTTTGCCAACTATTGGAATCCACAAAATAGAAAAGGCCTTTGAGGTATTATTTTAA
- a CDS encoding GatB/YqeY domain-containing protein, with product MSLYEEINEHLKEALKSKKTDALNALRGLKAVIKNKEVELRRKLEDNEIIQLIAKQIKQRKESIAQFQKGNRPDLVEKEEKELKVLEQFMPPPLSEEALDKILQEIITETGAIGPQDMGKVMKVAMFRLSGRAEGKVISQKVRQFLTQYNSH from the coding sequence ATGTCTCTATATGAAGAGATTAACGAACATCTGAAAGAGGCATTGAAATCCAAGAAAACAGATGCATTGAATGCCCTTAGGGGATTAAAGGCTGTTATTAAAAATAAAGAAGTAGAATTAAGGCGAAAGCTAGAAGATAATGAGATTATTCAGTTAATAGCTAAGCAGATTAAGCAAAGGAAAGAGTCCATTGCTCAATTCCAAAAAGGGAATAGGCCTGATTTAGTAGAGAAAGAGGAAAAAGAGTTAAAAGTATTGGAACAATTTATGCCTCCTCCACTTTCAGAGGAGGCATTGGATAAAATCTTGCAGGAGATTATTACTGAGACAGGAGCTATAGGGCCTCAAGATATGGGTAAAGTGATGAAAGTAGCTATGTTTCGCTTAAGCGGACGGGCTGAAGGCAAAGTAATAAGCCAAAAAGTGAGGCAATTTCTCACCCAATATAATTCCCATTGA
- a CDS encoding metallophosphoesterase family protein, which translates to MLKLLHTADWHLGKTFKNTDFSLLEIQQEILKEIVEIAEKEDVDIVFIAGDIFDSYNPPFKAEELFYSTLKELTANGRRLVIAIAGNHDAPEKFDVPRPLAAGFHAMVICGSPQDDLTLFSFKTNHFELKGERNFLHASFPSKNTSISLLVLPYPSEARLKVSTNYEEHLKNILQAIPPYRADDYIIVSHLFVQGGQKSGSERDFTIGGAQLIPSHFFPKHASYVALGHLHRYQRLGKNIFYSGSIFPFDIQEANQKKGVLIRRPDGKVEFYPFAYQKSVKSLNFNTIDEALEQSANYKHSLVFLRFPPLAVGTEEIVKLKQAYSQNLLGIHFEMPKIEIDRPISVVDLTPKELFIEFYKAQYNQTPNETMVELFLKFVEELKNETH; encoded by the coding sequence ATGCTTAAACTCCTTCATACCGCAGACTGGCATTTGGGAAAGACATTTAAAAATACTGATTTTTCCTTATTAGAGATTCAGCAAGAGATTCTTAAAGAAATTGTAGAAATAGCAGAAAAAGAAGATGTAGATATAGTGTTTATCGCTGGTGATATCTTTGATAGCTACAATCCTCCTTTTAAGGCTGAAGAATTATTTTATAGCACTTTAAAAGAATTAACGGCTAATGGAAGGAGACTTGTAATTGCTATTGCTGGTAATCATGATGCCCCAGAAAAGTTTGATGTGCCTCGTCCTCTAGCCGCGGGTTTTCATGCGATGGTGATTTGTGGCAGTCCGCAGGACGATTTAACCCTTTTTTCCTTTAAGACAAATCATTTTGAACTTAAAGGGGAAAGAAATTTCCTTCACGCCAGTTTTCCATCAAAAAATACATCTATTTCTTTGCTTGTATTGCCATATCCTTCAGAGGCACGCCTTAAAGTTAGCACAAATTATGAAGAGCATCTTAAAAATATTTTGCAGGCCATACCTCCATATAGAGCAGATGATTATATTATTGTCTCTCATCTTTTTGTCCAGGGTGGGCAAAAATCTGGTTCAGAAAGGGATTTCACCATCGGTGGAGCACAATTAATCCCTTCACACTTTTTCCCAAAACATGCCAGTTATGTTGCCTTAGGACATTTGCACCGCTATCAACGCTTGGGAAAAAATATTTTTTATTCTGGCTCTATTTTTCCCTTTGATATACAGGAAGCAAATCAAAAGAAAGGTGTTTTAATAAGACGGCCTGATGGGAAGGTTGAATTTTATCCTTTTGCTTACCAAAAATCTGTCAAATCTCTTAATTTTAATACTATTGATGAGGCCTTAGAGCAAAGTGCTAATTATAAACATAGTCTTGTTTTTCTGCGTTTTCCGCCACTTGCAGTGGGTACTGAAGAAATTGTTAAACTTAAGCAAGCATACAGTCAAAATCTTTTAGGCATTCATTTTGAGATGCCTAAAATTGAGATTGATAGACCAATATCTGTAGTAGATTTAACCCCCAAAGAACTTTTTATAGAGTTTTATAAAGCCCAGTATAATCAGACACCAAATGAAACTATGGTGGAGCTATTTTTGAAATTTGTAGAAGAGTTAAAGAATGAAACCCATTAG
- a CDS encoding VanZ family protein: MIAVVVFFSLIPTPPQIVGFSQSDKFVHFVTYLFLMLWFAQIYSLGNIHLLLFVGFVSMGIVLEFLQGMSHQRSFEYTDMLANSGGVLLGLILAKTKVGTCLVVLEKKLMHFEKS, encoded by the coding sequence ATGATTGCTGTGGTGGTATTTTTTTCCTTAATACCTACACCGCCTCAGATAGTTGGTTTTTCCCAAAGTGACAAATTTGTTCATTTTGTGACCTATCTTTTTTTAATGCTGTGGTTTGCTCAGATTTACTCCCTAGGAAATATACACCTGTTGTTATTTGTAGGTTTTGTCTCAATGGGTATAGTCTTAGAATTTTTACAAGGTATGAGCCACCAGCGGTCATTTGAATATACTGATATGCTTGCTAATAGTGGTGGGGTATTGTTGGGCTTGATATTGGCAAAGACTAAGGTGGGAACCTGCTTGGTAGTTCTGGAAAAAAAATTGATGCATTTTGAAAAAAGCTAA
- a CDS encoding TatD family hydrolase has protein sequence MTNLIEAHTHADLMPYEAYEELALKGVNRIITHSCYVGATRATTLFDHYHQLLKIFTNNAQKNGLKLFITVGIHPLGIPEDWPKVIDILPTFLEKETIIGLGEVGLHFDTALEAEVLKSQVELAKSLNVPIDLHLPPKNRSEVVTKTLDILAKVGIDPQKVVIEHVHTDVIKMVNEFGAYAGLSLGEGRLSPQDILENAPLFQRGMLNSDYINFVYRRYDAVPQAVHWLKLHGVDVSFLEAIAFRNAEECWKI, from the coding sequence GTGACAAATTTAATTGAGGCTCATACCCATGCAGATTTAATGCCTTATGAGGCGTATGAGGAATTGGCGTTAAAAGGAGTAAATAGAATTATTACCCATTCCTGTTATGTGGGAGCCACCCGGGCTACTACCTTGTTTGATCATTATCACCAATTACTTAAAATTTTTACCAATAACGCGCAGAAAAATGGGCTAAAATTATTTATTACGGTAGGTATCCATCCATTAGGCATTCCCGAAGATTGGCCCAAGGTAATTGATATTCTTCCTACTTTCTTAGAAAAAGAGACCATTATTGGTTTAGGAGAAGTTGGCCTTCATTTTGATACTGCCTTGGAAGCAGAGGTATTAAAATCCCAAGTAGAGTTAGCTAAGTCTTTAAATGTGCCTATTGATTTGCATCTGCCCCCTAAAAACCGCTCAGAAGTAGTTACAAAAACCTTAGACATCTTGGCTAAAGTGGGCATTGATCCTCAAAAGGTAGTGATTGAGCATGTTCATACCGACGTCATTAAAATGGTTAATGAATTTGGAGCCTATGCTGGCCTTTCTCTAGGAGAAGGACGACTTTCTCCGCAAGATATTTTAGAAAATGCTCCTTTATTCCAGCGAGGCATGTTAAATAGTGATTACATAAACTTTGTTTATCGGCGTTATGACGCTGTACCTCAAGCTGTGCATTGGTTAAAACTCCATGGAGTTGATGTTTCTTTTTTAGAAGCCATAGCCTTCCGCAATGCAGAAGAATGCTGGAAAATTTAA